One genomic window of Desulfurococcus mucosus DSM 2162 includes the following:
- a CDS encoding SagB/ThcOx family dehydrogenase, whose product MTGIILLPPPRRLTGMSVEEALLSRRSIREFKGEAVRLVDLALILWATYGVNDPAEGLLTTPSAGATYPLRVYLVAGEKGVVDGEAYLEAGVYRYEPRRHVLVHVRSGDVRGELSRAALMQEYVAGAPVSIVLTAVYDETVKVYGRRGRERYVPMEAGHACENTYLMATALGYGAVAVGAFRDEDVLKAIGAGKGETPLYVVPIGVPVSRRVTGFDGLAEYFERARS is encoded by the coding sequence TTGACTGGAATAATACTGCTCCCCCCTCCACGGAGATTAACGGGGATGAGTGTCGAGGAGGCCCTCCTCTCCAGGAGGAGTATAAGGGAGTTCAAGGGTGAAGCCGTCAGGCTTGTGGATCTAGCGTTGATCCTCTGGGCCACGTACGGTGTGAACGACCCTGCCGAGGGCCTTCTGACAACTCCGAGTGCCGGCGCCACTTATCCTCTCAGAGTCTACCTTGTGGCGGGTGAAAAAGGTGTTGTCGACGGGGAGGCTTATCTCGAGGCCGGTGTATACAGGTACGAGCCGCGCAGACATGTACTCGTGCATGTGAGAAGCGGGGATGTCAGGGGGGAGCTGAGTAGGGCTGCATTAATGCAGGAGTATGTAGCGGGTGCACCCGTGAGCATCGTGTTGACGGCTGTATACGATGAGACGGTTAAGGTGTATGGGAGGAGGGGGAGGGAGAGGTATGTACCCATGGAGGCTGGGCATGCCTGTGAAAACACGTACCTTATGGCCACGGCACTAGGCTACGGTGCCGTCGCTGTAGGAGCCTTCAGGGATGAAGACGTGTTGAAGGCGATCGGGGCTGGGAAGGGTGAGACACCGCTATACGTGGTACCCATAGGTGTACCTGTTTCCCGCCGTGTAACCGGGTTCGACGGGCTGGCCGAGTACTTTGAGAGGGCTCGTTCCTGA
- a CDS encoding phosphate-starvation-inducible PsiE family protein, with translation MGGIHGRLARLSGVMVGVIELIVVVLVGVLTVLTIYVTIRDILVLLENPASTGIQVLVTDIFTIIIYAEIIRSMSILSGKLGKSMLSSLAEIGFIVAIREALLTALTGKPMDLLVSSLSLLVATVVVYIVEDRLQGGA, from the coding sequence GTGGGAGGGATTCATGGTCGCCTGGCTAGATTGAGCGGTGTCATGGTTGGCGTTATAGAGTTGATTGTAGTGGTGTTGGTAGGTGTTCTCACAGTATTAACTATCTATGTGACTATAAGGGACATACTGGTGCTCTTGGAGAACCCGGCTTCAACAGGTATTCAGGTTCTCGTCACGGATATTTTCACGATAATAATTTACGCCGAGATAATCAGGAGTATGAGTATACTGAGCGGGAAGCTGGGGAAGAGCATGCTCTCCTCGCTGGCTGAGATAGGCTTCATAGTGGCTATAAGGGAGGCTCTTCTCACAGCGTTAACGGGGAAGCCCATGGATTTACTGGTGTCATCGCTCTCCCTACTCGTAGCGACCGTTGTGGTCTACATCGTTGAAGACAGGTTGCAGGGTGGCGCTTGA
- a CDS encoding ferredoxin: MGQVAKYKVIVNRSICLACGAAVAACSEVFELGDDNGKNRVVAKYSVETTSEVSVGVIPGELYECAKSAAEICPVSAISIEEISG; this comes from the coding sequence GTGGGGCAGGTGGCCAAGTACAAGGTAATAGTGAACCGCTCTATATGCCTGGCATGCGGGGCGGCTGTTGCTGCATGCAGCGAGGTGTTTGAGCTGGGGGATGACAACGGGAAGAACAGGGTTGTAGCGAAATACAGTGTGGAGACCACTAGTGAGGTCTCGGTGGGAGTGATCCCAGGTGAACTGTACGAGTGTGCTAAGAGTGCAGCGGAGATCTGCCCTGTGTCAGCTATAAGCATTGAGGAAATAAGCGGTTAG